The Leopardus geoffroyi isolate Oge1 chromosome C3, O.geoffroyi_Oge1_pat1.0, whole genome shotgun sequence genomic interval ACGTGGACCGGCGTTTCCTGGAAGAGCTCCGGAAAAACATCCACGCCCGGAAGTACCAGTACTGGGCCGTGGTGTTCGAGTCGAGCGTGGTGATACAGCAGCTGTGCAGCGTCTGTGTGTTTGTGGTCATCTGGTGGTATATGGATGAGGGCCTTCTGGCCCCCCAGTGGCTCTTTGGGACCGGCCTGGCCTCTTCACTGATTGGCTATGTTTTGTTCGATCTCATTGACGGAGGTGAAGGACGGAAGAAGAGTGGGCGGACCCGGTGGGCTGACTTGAAGAGCGCCCTGGTTTTCATTACTTTCACCTACGGTTTTTCCCCAGTGCTGAAGACCCTGACGGAGTCTGTCAGCACTGACACCATCTATGCCATGTCAGTCTTCATGCTTTTGGGCCACCTCATTTTCTTTGACTATGGCGCCAATGCTGCCATTGTATCCAGCACGCTGTCCTTGAACATGGCCATCTTTGCTTCTGTCTGCCTTGCCTCGCGCCTGCCCCGTTCCCTGCATGCCTTCATCATGGTGACTTTTGCCATCCAGATTTTTGCCCTGTGGCCCATGTTGCAGAAGAAACTGAAGGCATGTACTCCCCGTAGCTACGTGGGTGTCACGCTGCTTTTTGCATTTTCAGCCTTGGGAGGCCTGCTGTCCATTAGTGCTGTGGGAGCCATCCTCTTTGCCCTTCTGCTGTTTTCCATCTCTTGTCTCTGCCCTTTCTACCTCATTCGCCtgcagctttttaaagaaaacattcatgGGCCTTGGGATGAGGCTGAAATCAAAGAAGACTTGTCCAGGTTTCTCAGCTGAGTTAGGGACTTCCATTCGGTTCTTAAGGGAAGCTGATAGACTAATCTCCTGGCTCATACAAGATTTGAAGGCAGAATCCCATTCTGGAAGCAACATACTATTGTGGGTGGGGGAACagagatcaaaagaaaaagctaacCAAGGGCGTGAGTGATGaaggtgtttttctttctgttactttgtGGATGAAAAAGCTTTCTGGGACCCTCGAATTACTGCCTCATTATTGCTGTAACAAAGGAAGTGATGt includes:
- the PIGC gene encoding phosphatidylinositol N-acetylglucosaminyltransferase subunit C, with product MGTQPVADTEEAKWQKVLYERQPFPDNYVDRRFLEELRKNIHARKYQYWAVVFESSVVIQQLCSVCVFVVIWWYMDEGLLAPQWLFGTGLASSLIGYVLFDLIDGGEGRKKSGRTRWADLKSALVFITFTYGFSPVLKTLTESVSTDTIYAMSVFMLLGHLIFFDYGANAAIVSSTLSLNMAIFASVCLASRLPRSLHAFIMVTFAIQIFALWPMLQKKLKACTPRSYVGVTLLFAFSALGGLLSISAVGAILFALLLFSISCLCPFYLIRLQLFKENIHGPWDEAEIKEDLSRFLS